ATTTTTAGAGCACATACAATGAGTGAATGAGCATATTTACgctggaaaatttccagaaaactTGATTCAGGAATTTGCTGGAGGGTTTCTGTGTAATCCTATaaaacaaaaagggaaaatgagTACGTATTATGCGATTAATTTTCAAGAATGTTCAAGCAACTCGAGCTAATATGTCAAATTGAAATGTACTATTATCTCGGCTGCTTCCTGAGAAACATCAACATCCTTTCCCCTCAGGCGTTTTAGAGTTGATTCCACGTCCTTTTGTCGGCCATTCTTTGCCTGCAGACTTATCAATTTAGCGTATTGTCATAGTTTCCCTTGCTTTGTGTTGGAAATTTGAACTAGGTTGTTGGTTCAAATATGGACCAGGTaaatccaaataaattttcataattaaacaTTGAAGGGATCCTCAATTCAGACTTCCAACTCCAAGATACTCAAATAATATACTTTCtatggataaaaaaatataataagattCATTGAGGAAGTAGCTCAATACAGAATTTTTGTCTTCAAATTCCGAAGAACTCACCAGCCATCTTGGGGACTCAGGTATGAAGAATACACCAACAAGCTGGATTATAGATGGTATGGTCCCtgtaatcaaaatcaaaataaacacGATGCCCATTTGGGGGTACTGTATGTTCTATAGAAAAAAGATAGCAGATGATGAATTGATTAAGCAGAGAGTACCAATTGCAGCCAAGGTGCGCCAAGGAATGAGATTGCCTATGAAAAACATCATCGATAGGCCAATGGCTACTGATAGCTGTGAAATTGACGTTAGTTTTTtctttcatataaaaatatgtgaTCCAACATGTCTAACGAATAGAGCTTTCATTTACCTCATTAACTGCTGCACATCCTCCCCTTACTTTCTTTGGTGTGATTTCTGTAATATATACAGGGGTCTGTATGGCAATTGGAAATGAGAATCTCATCGTCATATATGGCTGCAGATGAGGCACTAGAAAGTGggcatatatgtgtgtgtatgcaaATTAACCATATATTATTACCACAAAAGAATACAGTCCGAGGCCAAATCCTATTGATACCCTTCCCAAGTCAAGGAGCCAGGCGCCCTGCTTGTAACAAAGCATTCAACGCTTGAAAAATTAGCCAGACACCATAATAAGAAaacaagtgaaaaataattatacattaGACTATGGATCTGTAAACTGAAAAGACagaagaaatagaagaataatgttaaaattaatgcAGGTAGTTTGTACGTTCTTGAAGAAAAATAGTGGACGATACTTTTAACAGTCGTGTTATTTAGTATGattattagttttgattttattaaacACGATCGACTGTATGAAGTTATGTTTGGAAGTTATGATAAAAGATTTGACAACCCTTAcagtttgaaattaattattataagaaaaaaaaatttaataataaacattaaatatacacaaaatttGTCATCAATTAACAAGTCAAAATTGATTCTTATGGCAGTAAGTATGCTAATCATATAAGTAAGCGATCATATAATATTTGAGTGCTAGAGACATTATTTGAAGAGAAAGTATAACCCTGCAACATGCATTCTAAAGGGGAAAAACCAGTAAAATGGAATATAATATCGTTTTGTTTCTGTAAGAGAGGGTGGAGAGTTCAAACCTGAGCAAAGATTATAGCGAGCCAGCCCAGGATACAAAATGATTGCATCGTCCACATAGTCTGCAAGATAACATGACGAGATCTAGTTTgtacgaaaataaaaataaaaaataaatataatataaaataaaaatagagaaattattttttttttaaataagaaatagagatacaaaaaaaaaattcataataaaaaaatataaataggggttttttataaatataatttttaatataaaaaattatttaaaacaattattcaatctaaaaataaacataaattccataatgcattcaaacaaattctgaaaatttttccatctctaacatTTTTGTGGGTGGTAACGcattatgatatttttctaatattacgaaacagtttcaaaacatttttaaaattacaaaaacggTTCAAAAATACTTTTTGACATTTTGGAAACACTAAAACGACACCCCCAAAATGTTTTTGTGCACCATAGATAACAATTTTCATTGATACTTTAATAGTCGATGGTGTTACTAACGGATCATTCATTTTCCCAACAAAGTTGCTAATAgcattttcatttgaaaaataaaaaaataaacttaaccatagtaaaaaaatataaatgatataGGCAATGGTGTTGGTTTTTATTAATTAGAGTGTTAGAAGaatatttcttatttcaattaaaaaggTAAGATAGGATAGTCAAGAGATGTGTGTTGTTCAATCCTGCCTAACTTGCTATCCCATCTATAAAGGTAGGTATAATGTGATTAATAACCATTCATCATCCTTTAAACCCAACAAAACATAactaaaatcatattaaaattcaaaataatgaattaaaacTATTCAAGTAATTATTGAATAACTCAATACTAGACCACCTAAACTACCACAGTTTGATTGGGGAAGGGAATCTtgtaaaagagagaaaattggaTACAATTTTTTAAGGTATTTTGACAAATCTAATTTGGAAACAAATCAATATTAATGTTTTGATGGAGAAGtctaatttgaaaaagaaaacttaCACCTCTCCTACCGATCAGATCCGCCATTTTGCCACTTATAATTGCACCCGCTATTCCCCCAATCGTCGATATCGAACCAAAAATTGAATACTACACATCAAATAATTAGTCACAATAACTCAATTTGTAATAAAAACACACACactatattaattaaaaagataaaaaaaataacatttgaatattaaaactaaatttcttTGAGGGATATGATACGAGTGTGACATTGCATTTCCTTTTTTATCTTCTCTAGGCCTTACCACAAAGAATATGAAGCAAAAACATTTGTTCACCTCCTTTTCTACTTACTTCTGCAAGGGAGAGGCCCAAATCTCTCCTAATACCAGACTCCGCCGGCGATGTATAGCCATTCTGCAAAGCAaagcaataaaataaaaccttcaaatagaaaattaattttataaatttaaccttatagtcagaaaaagaaattaataaaattctagtAGTTGTTGGCGCAACCAACAaacttttgaaattcaaacaatTCTTCAGTTCTAACTTCTTCCAACGGTACGGTGGTGATTAATCGCTTACAGCACATCCATTGGCGAAGGAACCGGAGGCGACGACGAAGTTGCTGAAGACGAGAAGCCAGGTGAGGGAAGAGGAACCTGCCGCCGCTTCACGGTCTTCGCCACCACCTTCACGGCGGAGGAGCGGAGATGTCGTCCTCGGATGCTCCTCCTCATAACTTCCTTCCATCAGGCCGGACCGGCTTTCCATCTTCCCGGTGCCTGATTCTGACCGATAGACgcagaaagaagaagaacacagaATCAAATAATGAACCAATCGCGTTTGATGGAAGAAGGAAAGCTCTGAATTAAtgcactcactcactcactgaAGGCTGTTTGGTGAGACATGTGGCGGTCTTGGCCTCGCCTTATCgtacaaataatattaattactaattataaatattaaacacacaattaattatataactaGTGCATCaaccaattaaaattaaaaaatatatgaattatcaAGAGAATGATCAAAAAtgtcaaatgataaaaatatcatcacCCAATTTAATCTTGTCGTCTCCTCAATATCGCATTTAGATGAAGTTTGATCGAGTTTCTCCCATTCGTAATACTTTAATGATCGATAATGAAGTCCGATCGAAGTTCATCATCAGATGCAATCTGGTTCAATCATCAGATATGTCATACCATCAGTACATATAACACGATTCATTAAAATCCAACTTTAAGTGccattttcaatgttttcaataAACAACAAGCAATTATTAGCTACATGTTGGATTCCAAGATGGAAAAATATCTAAgcttcattttcaaaaatttgttcccatgtattttgttttgttggtGAGGTAtcataatgttttatttttataaggaTGTTAGTGAAATGTAATATTTCTATATTAGTATgttaaatatgtatatttacattaattacaTACAGAATATAGTATATTAATATCAAAATCTGGAATTAATTGTGGGATTGGATAGTGTATTAAAATACCTTGGAATTACTAcataaataactaaatatatagAGAAGGAAGTGACCTTTAGGATGACAAGCCCGCGAAATGATAGTGTCGGGGAAAAGTAGCTGGAAAGATTAAAAGTAGGGAGGCACGTGCCTTGTGCGTGATTAACGTTGAGGAGAATGGTGGTTGGGACTCAGAAGggtgggtaaaaaaaaaaaaaaaaaagggtaatgTTTTGCATGGTCGCATGAAATTGAgtttctgattttattttttatttagatttgaGTAAGTTTGCAtctgatttttaaattattttatttcacaaTCACATGTTCAAATGATCGACGGTAGTGAGTCCAAGAGGTTGATGGGTCTGTTGCGGAGTGGAGGATTCTTCATTAAAGCTATAGCCTCCGGACAACACTGTCTGGATCCGAAATGTGAAAGGACGGCCGCGAGATGGCAAGGCTGAATGGCTCAACTCAAGCGGCGTCCGATGGGGCTGGCCGATTGGGGCTCTCTGCCAACCCTCCAAATCTCCTTCAATTCAATTGCATTGTCCGTCACAAGTCGAAAAGATCGATACCGGATCACTTTATTCTTAAAAGTAGGGGTAAAATGAGAAATTTATTCATCGTTTTTGTTCTTGCAGTGTCATTAGTGTTTATTAAATcgaaaaaattaatacaatattattttaattcattagGTGCGTGggagaaataataaatttaccttcttttatttttaaaataaaaatattaaaatgtcttaattttaagaataaaacatGTTATTTGACCCAACTTAAATAATTTGAAACGagtcaaatataaattttttatgagaatTGTAATGATAGCAAAGGACTTAGGCCGTTAAATCCAAGCCCAAAGCCCACCATTGCTCTCATGGGAAGGTGCTCGGGAGGGCAAAGCCCACGCAATATGGAACAACCCTAATatccaattatatatatatatatatatattcttattcgTGTAATTAGGATAAGAGatgaaaaaagattaagaatgtaattaaaatttctaaatttaaaaaaaaaatcaagaaattgtATTACTTTGTTTTCTTCATAGTGAAATTACTTGTCTCTCCTTGTAGACATAAATCACACAAGATCGAACCACGTAGATCTTGTGTTTGTtgttttttatctattttatttacttaacatttctaAACACTGTCGTTATTACTTGTGATTGGAAAAATATTCAACTTTTTTATCTTTGAAATAGAACTGACATTGAGGATAGGATCAAGATTAATATTACcactaatacaaataaatcccAAGGTGTGACATTGCTGATTGCtaaataattgattgaattaattaagaaatccTAAGGCCAGAGAGAACACGAGTTTGAGTAACTCTCAAATAGCCTCATTGCAAAGTAAGGAAAAGATTGCATATAAATACAATCCTCGTCCACCTCTCGTAAGACGTAAAGTCTTGAGCACTTTAAAACACTCAATATTTGGGTTGTTTTTCCATTAACGAATGCAAGCGCGAAAGCATCATTTCCTTCATTCATGGTACTTGCAAGTGGCTAGCATTAAGAAGTGATCTTCCATCAATGCTTGCAGGCTTCCAGGAATCTTTGTGGAGGGACATAGACATGAACAGGCTACACTGCGAGCCATCGGATGAGCTAGATCTGTTAATATcgtagcccacgggctggcctcCCGTGTAActatgatcttcttcttcttcacattgtattattattatttatttattttgaatatgatattaaaaaacCTCACCAATTGATTCCTGGTGTGGTGCCAGGGATCAACTCTGTTCTGCTCAGAAACGAAAGAActggataatatttattttgaacgttaaaaaagacaaaaacatTAAGTTAGCCTATGGTTACCATTATGAGGGAGGAGACCACCATCCAAAAGGAGAAAAGGACCACCATGGCAAAGAAGGGAGAAACGTCAAGTAAACGCCATCATTGGCTGGCTACTGCCGCAAATTAAAGATTAGGCTGGCTGTGCTTTAATTCGTCCGCACAGACGCCAGTAGGCCCCAGCATGGAAGAGAGATTTCTCAAAAACCCAGATCTCGCGGACAAGGACCTATGCAAGATATGGGAAGCATCAATCATCTTGTTGCAATTACACATATTTTGAAGAAACAAGAGCACATGTAACCAGATAAATTATCTCCAATCCCACAAAACACACCTCCTTGTTTTTGTCTCCAGCAACAACAGCCCCCTTTGAATCATATGCCTCGAACTTCTgcaagagtttttttttttttttaatgacttTCTAGAACAGAgaagataaatttaatacaagATCGTATCAGAGTACTTGACCCCATTACGTCAATttagaggggggggggggggggggggggggggaacatgTTACGGATAGGCATAATTCATGACAAGGAAACAAAGGAGAACGGCCACAAGCCCaaactttttcaaatttcattgcAATCAAACAAATATTGTACAAGTCattgacaaaataattcaatcatcaacataaagatagtgccaaattatatttaatatccTACATACACATAGAGCATCTCCGTAGATTTTCCAGCAAGCAAGGGCAGGTTATTAACCAGTAAAGGTTACTAATATTGCAATGGCAAGGCGAACATTAAAAACTGGTCCTTCAGTTACTTTCAACTCTTTCACAAACCCAATGATCATTCCAATACGAAGGTCTAAGATACCACTGTGGACAAACACTCACTAGCTTGATAGACAAGCTTCTCATTTAAACTGAGTTTATAATTTAAGTGAAGCCAGAGGATACTCACTTGCAGAAAATAACAGAAAAAGGAACACTAATATGAGAAGATAAACCTTAACCTGTCAAACTTCAAATACCACAAATATGAATGGCATCAGTTTCTCGATACTCAAAACACATTATTCAAAGGAAAAGAAACCTGTCGATCATTTTGCACCACAGCCTTCTTACTGCACAATAAAATCAAGCTGTTGGCCAGAGAATCTGGGTGTTTGCAATTGGGTGATCTAGATCTCCTACTTACCTCTAAAAATGGTGACATAGATCCCAACAAAAGCTGCAATGCAACTACCCCAAAATATCTACCTGAGGCAGTCCACTTGACGTTGGCATGTGGTCTCATATTGACGTTggcaaaatttccaaaaaaatgaACAGGCAATTAACATACACTAAGCCATCTCTTTTTGAATGTGCTTTGAAATTCATATATCACAAGAGTAAAGCAGTAAGGGCCTAGAGTAAATCCTTAATATAATTCAATTGTAACTGAAAAAGCCTTATTATCACGTTCGCAAGTAACAAGTGTTTCTACTTGATGATAGATAGATGCCTTTAATTAGTAACCTCTACAAAAGCAATCCAAACCCCTCTCTTCTCCAAAACTCACCACAGAACTTCTATAGAGGCCTTATCATAGGCTTTTTCCAACTCTATAAACACCCATCTTTCCTCACCATGCCCCACTCTGGAATGACTGCTAAAGGTCAAACAtgtttgtcaaggattccaattCCTATAAGGCGAGTGGATCAAATGAAGGAAGTTTGAAGCAAAAGGGAGAGGGAAGACCAAAGAAAGTATGGTAGGAAACCCTTAAAAATGACATAGTATTTAATGGCCTTACAAGGATATTGTTATTGTGATGGATAGATATGGCATGAGGTCTAGAATTCAGACAtggtaggattaaggcttgagattatttttgttgtatggtTTCAAAAAAGTGGGGATTGAGATCTCTTGGACATGGTTTATGTGATCGGTCATAATTTCTTGCaacaatcaaaattaatttttttttaataaattggaggatttttcAATTGAGATATGAAATGGATTCTAATTTCTTCCAGTAATAACATTTGTTGTCTTCTCAGATTGCCATTTCCACTTGTATTCACGGGGTCAGAACAACAAGAAACTAATTTCAGCTACAATTGTTGACATCAGGTACTTCAGTAGGGGAAATCATAATTTGGCCAACCAATAAATGATTAAACTTTcaattataaacataaaatacatTTAACATGCATCCTTATGTATAAATTTACACTTTAAATACTTTAGTTCCCGTAATAGTTTTATCAACAGTCACATAGCCATACTGCATTTTCTTGCTGCTCTGCTAATGGGTTAGTAACTAAAGGCAATTGACTGACATTCTAAGTCCCTCCAAAATGAAGGTGCAGAGAACATAAGTTTGAATGACTGAACAGAACTCCCATGGGAAGTCACAAGTGATATATTCAAGACAAAGTCAACATACCCACTGGTGCAACAGCATACACAAATAGTATAAGCAAGCACAACATAAACAAAACTTGATCACAAGCATCATACCTGCTTAGTCAGAAACTCAAGTGTAAGCTGTATAAACACTTTTTTGAGGTCATTGCGATCAACACCAATCTGGAAAAGAGAAGCTATCTTGTCATATCATTTACATTGATGACTCTATTTGCAGTTCCAAGGTGAAATTTAATGTCATTTTAATATTGCGACCTTTTCACGACCAATCACCCCCAGTGTGAGACAAAAATTCCAATCCGTGAATGAAGGTAGATGAGAAACATAGCAACCCTTACACCATACAAATGGGTATAGGCCAGCCTGAGCACAGGATTTTGACAATTGTATATTGGACATTTTATTGTCTAGACATTTCCCTCTAGGTGCTccaaaaacaaatagaaaatatgacaatcttaaaaatcaaagaaatacaATTATCTTGGATCAGACTTCCTTCCTGAATCAAGTCTAAACGTGAATGAGACTTTACAAAACCATATTCAGTCAGGTTAGACATCCTATAAGTCACTGCAATCAGTATGGATGTGCAGCATATCTATATACCATGTTTAAGAAAATGGCACAATTCATTCTCAGGTTCCATCCATACATTTGCATCTCCTTTGATAAGATTACAAAACAAATTATACACATCATATCTGATGTAATTAGACTAATGTGGTTTTGTTATTTCACAGTGACACTTACCAATCGAGCTCGTAGTGTTCTTATTTTAACAACTGGCTCCACTAGTTCCCAGAACACCTTACTCCACATTGATTCCCTTTGTTTGATTTCATTCTTGAGAGCCTGTCTTAGAAAAGCAGGAAAAGACAAGCAAAAGGAAGATGTGGAACAGACAAGCACATACcaaatagaaaattttagagaaaatttcaaTTAGGAAGGGTgttaaagagaaagaaacagCAAAATGGCAGCATAAAGTATGTAAATTTTCATGAGGAAACAATAAAAAGCGTGTGGATGTGAGAGAAGAGAGGGATAGAGCCagggagagaaggaaagaaggggGAAAAGAAGAGGAACCGGCAGCTTACAGAGTACATATTTTCCGTCACTGTTTTCCTCAGTGATGTTTTGTCACCATTTGAAATTTGGGTGTTTATCTGTTCCAGAATAGAATAATAAAGTGAGAAAGAGCAACTAGCAGTAATACAATACCAAATTGAACATCACACAACActgaaatgataataaaataatgcaggaagagaatttatttttattaatgcataGCAATTTGTTCGTGGGATGGGGCAGGACCTGCATGCCATATAACATGCTCATTACAGGCTTAGTTCAGCTGCCGCCTGAGCCTTGGCTTTAAATTGATCCGCTGGtcagaattaaaaatatacCAGGGGATAACTAAAAAATGTGGTATAGAAGGAACAAAATAGAAGATATTGATAATTGGTAAGTGAGAAtgatcttcttttttattccaCGCTGGGGGGGGGGAGTATTTGGTGGCAAACAGTCTTATTTTCCAGATAATTACTCttaagagaaaatagaaaatttgttcaaatacaaaaaaaaattaaatagaaaaaggaGAGTTGCAAAACACAGTTACTcccaaattaaactaaacttgGAAGACTCAAAACTCCTAAAAATGAGTCTTCCAAATTTTCCTTGCTAATTTGGAGACTTGAAAACACAGCTCTCCACTAAGTTTTCCCCAAATTCAAGATAGAAACATTTTTCACAACCAAACAATCCCATTCTTTCTGGGGATAGCGAAAAAATTCCATATAGATGGAACAAAATGGAAGATATTGAATTATTGATATTGGTAGGTgagaaggatttttttttttttttgatgggGGAAGGGGGTGCATTTGGAGGCAAAGGAGACAGCAGGCAGAGTTTTGCTTATCTGGAATAGAAGAGTTTTGAAGGTAGGGTAGGGTGCCCTGGATACATTTAAAGCAAAGTGCAGATTCAGTTTTGTATCTCTTCCGTCAACTTCTCCATTCTTT
This window of the Diospyros lotus cultivar Yz01 chromosome 5, ASM1463336v1, whole genome shotgun sequence genome carries:
- the LOC127801005 gene encoding sugar transporter ERD6-like 5 isoform X2 translates to MESRSGLMEGSYEEEHPRTTSPLLRREGGGEDREAAAGSSSLTWLLVFSNFVVASGSFANGCANGYTSPAESGIRRDLGLSLAEYSIFGSISTIGGIAGAIISGKMADLIGRRGTMWTMQSFCILGWLAIIFAQGAWLLDLGRVSIGFGLGLYSFVTPVYITEITPKKVRGGCAAVNELSVAIGLSMMFFIGNLIPWRTLAAIGTIPSIIQLVGVFFIPESPRWLAKNGRQKDVESTLKRLRGKDVDVSQEAAEIIDYTETLQQIPESSFLEIFQRKYAHSLIVGVGLMLLIQLGGTTGVSAYTSSLFEAIGFSTSIGTSTIAIVQIPFAFFCVLLLDRIGRRPLIMVTAAGAALGSFLAGLAFLLQDFDQGKEVRVVLMVTGLVVYFSSYAMGLGPIPWIIMAEVFPMNIKGVAGSLTAVVSCMSSWVVSYAFNFVFEWSSAGVFFIFTAICSSIVVFGFKLMPETKGRSLEEIQASMVQLFK
- the LOC127802675 gene encoding uncharacterized protein LOC127802675 isoform X3, with product MTASELNVSMGDMRLLSSHAKPHPQARQMGSFKVSMSSPGIIYEPYAPREPIAFWRRWFTRSGWRRTKEDIILELKSAYAIAKLRKSGYSKQKFYKEALHLYKEINTQISNGDKTSLRKTVTENMYSALKNEIKQRESMWSKVFWELVEPVVKIRTLRARLIGVDRNDLKKVFIQLTLEFLTKQKFEAYDSKGAVVAGDKNKEVLVREIWVFEKSLFHAGAYWRLCGRIKAQPA